One window of Candidatus Phytoplasma solani genomic DNA carries:
- a CDS encoding SVM family protein (Sequence-variable mosaic (SVM) proteins are highly divergent, but recognized by the shared signal peptide region that defines them.) → MFKIKNNLLLFNIFLFISLGFLFIFNNNPVMAMDNYNLNDQNAINNKIYQLSLKKENLSNKILHCDKLNLNTMNLKQQLKILDQTIKNLYQRLALLNTLKDINYQVSQYLHKLNQVEIKLLSRRYQITTIEELNNKRQEIIQKINNLIQIYIDLKYKLNEFY, encoded by the coding sequence ATGTTTAAAATCAAAAATAATTTATTATTATTTAATATATTTTTGTTTATTAGTTTAGGATTTTTGTTTATATTTAACAATAATCCAGTTATGGCGATGGATAATTATAATTTAAATGATCAAAATGCAATAAATAATAAAATATATCAACTTTCATTAAAAAAAGAAAACTTATCTAATAAAATTTTACATTGTGATAAACTTAATTTAAATACTATGAATTTAAAACAACAATTAAAAATTTTAGATCAAACAATTAAAAATCTTTATCAAAGGCTTGCGTTGCTTAATACATTAAAAGATATAAATTACCAGGTTTCGCAATATTTACATAAACTCAATCAAGTAGAAATAAAACTTTTAAGTAGAAGATATCAAATAACAACAATAGAAGAATTGAATAATAAACGTCAAGAAATAATCCAAAAAATTAATAATTTGATACAAATATATATTGATTTGAAATACAAATTAAATGAATTTTATTAA
- a CDS encoding DNA double-strand break repair protein Rad50 — translation MLSPLVLLKSYFTFKSYLIWFLLASAIFGIFIFFKPKYNQTKGIKKSQHKKPTSNSNSHTSWKGYLLIFLILITILGFIYFCFFYKPKEPSSKYVGQLIGEIDKAIDKYDQTINDYKALKSDWEGELKKCEKELKTLYEQKEINQEQKEKIKKLLEQTESKIPDIKAQKQETENNINTLKEQLKEQEQEKTKKDKEIAKKQEEEKLASPDDKIRLKAEISKLQDERLEIVKQIRQVEIKIGKLEIKQKSYESTLSNAIKLRDHLQRDYDNLSSFDKKLFAEITSAEERKAEIQKNIDEIDAKMITIGAERKQLGILRQAAEASKTALDDWDKKHEFSFGNLRDALFQGAELYLDACGGRAALKAIGGGITKKLAGTITKAGLIIHETHRVIKLAKDLFVNEDGTPKMMSKETYDSICARIERDKDKLDADYKDYEKKKEEYKNNQKSINLNNEIEAEKEQLSEFKNNDQRRKNRERTVIEEYQNIADELETKIKLISNPKELFTEQSDLEEKLEHLNVEIENTKEELKNKSPNYNRAQQRLKEKQKQKQHAKFFQPITNK, via the coding sequence ATGTTATCACCCTTAGTCTTATTGAAAAGTTATTTTACTTTTAAATCTTATTTAATTTGGTTTTTGCTAGCAAGCGCCATCTTTGGAATATTTATTTTCTTTAAACCAAAGTATAATCAAACCAAAGGAATTAAAAAAAGTCAACACAAAAAACCAACTTCCAATTCAAACTCTCACACATCTTGGAAAGGCTATTTACTAATATTTTTAATCCTCATAACAATATTAGGTTTCATTTATTTTTGTTTTTTTTATAAACCAAAAGAACCTTCCTCTAAATATGTCGGCCAATTAATTGGTGAAATCGACAAAGCTATTGACAAATACGACCAAACTATCAACGATTACAAAGCACTCAAATCCGATTGGGAAGGCGAATTAAAGAAATGTGAAAAAGAATTAAAAACATTATATGAACAAAAAGAAATCAACCAAGAACAAAAAGAAAAAATTAAAAAACTTTTAGAACAAACCGAATCAAAAATTCCTGATATCAAAGCTCAAAAACAAGAAACTGAAAACAACATCAATACTTTAAAAGAGCAACTAAAAGAACAAGAACAAGAAAAAACCAAAAAAGACAAAGAAATAGCTAAAAAACAAGAAGAAGAAAAACTCGCCTCACCTGATGATAAAATTAGACTAAAAGCCGAAATCTCTAAATTACAAGACGAACGACTTGAAATAGTTAAACAAATTAGACAAGTTGAAATTAAAATCGGTAAATTAGAAATTAAACAAAAATCGTATGAAAGCACGTTATCCAACGCCATCAAATTAAGAGATCATTTACAACGAGATTATGATAACTTATCTTCTTTTGATAAAAAATTATTCGCCGAAATTACATCCGCTGAAGAACGCAAAGCCGAAATTCAAAAAAACATTGACGAAATTGACGCCAAAATGATAACTATCGGTGCAGAAAGAAAACAATTAGGAATTTTACGCCAAGCCGCAGAAGCATCCAAAACTGCCCTTGATGACTGGGATAAAAAACACGAATTTAGTTTCGGTAACCTTCGAGACGCGCTTTTTCAAGGTGCAGAACTTTATTTAGATGCCTGCGGGGGACGTGCCGCGCTAAAAGCAATTGGTGGTGGAATAACTAAAAAATTAGCTGGCACCATAACAAAAGCAGGGTTAATAATTCATGAAACTCACCGAGTAATTAAATTAGCCAAAGACCTTTTTGTTAATGAAGATGGAACACCTAAAATGATGTCAAAAGAAACTTATGACTCTATTTGCGCTCGTATTGAACGTGATAAAGACAAACTTGATGCCGATTACAAAGACTACGAAAAGAAAAAAGAAGAATATAAAAATAATCAAAAAAGTATTAATTTAAATAATGAAATCGAAGCAGAAAAAGAACAATTAAGTGAATTCAAAAATAATGATCAACGAAGAAAAAATAGAGAAAGAACTGTAATCGAAGAATATCAAAATATCGCTGATGAATTAGAAACTAAAATAAAATTAATTTCGAACCCAAAAGAATTATTTACAGAACAATCTGATTTAGAAGAAAAACTCGAACATTTAAACGTAGAAATCGAAAACACAAAAGAAGAATTAAAAAATAAATCTCCAAACTACAATCGCGCTCAACAAAGATTAAAAGAAAAACAAAAACAAAAACAACATGCTAAATTTTTTCAACCGATTACCAATAAATAA
- a CDS encoding SVM family protein (Sequence-variable mosaic (SVM) proteins are highly divergent, but recognized by the shared signal peptide region that defines them.) — protein MFKLQNKFKIINICLFIFLELFLINNNSVMAMNNNEAGTSNAPSIEEIIVNIKNKIRENASKKVNVEKEISQERNNRNNLQKIENLTKISTNLTKLINNQKEQLKIYKTLLKSLND, from the coding sequence ATGTTTAAATTACAAAATAAATTTAAAATAATAAATATTTGTTTGTTTATTTTCTTGGAATTATTTTTAATTAATAATAATTCAGTAATGGCAATGAATAATAATGAAGCTGGAACTAGTAATGCTCCGTCAATAGAAGAAATAATTGTTAATATAAAAAATAAAATTCGTGAAAATGCAAGCAAAAAAGTTAATGTAGAAAAAGAAATATCACAAGAAAGAAATAATCGAAATAATCTTCAAAAAATTGAAAATCTTACTAAAATATCAACAAATTTGACAAAATTAATTAATAATCAAAAAGAACAACTGAAAATATATAAAACACTTTTAAAATCTTTAAATGATTAA
- a CDS encoding SVM family protein (Sequence-variable mosaic (SVM) proteins are highly divergent, but recognized by the shared signal peptide region that defines them.), translating into MFKIKNNLLFLNLFLFIGLGLFLINNNVQVIAMNQNDSEASGSNPVNYNLNEKEINTSKIPEKLNFISQHFKYLNKQQKKRFQKITINNKIKKNKEIIKKEIKFNLNTIPEDEKL; encoded by the coding sequence ATGTTTAAAATCAAAAATAATTTATTATTTTTAAATTTATTTTTATTTATTGGTTTAGGATTATTTTTAATAAATAATAATGTTCAAGTAATTGCGATGAATCAAAATGATTCTGAGGCAAGCGGGAGTAATCCTGTTAATTATAATTTAAATGAAAAAGAAATTAATACTTCAAAAATTCCCGAGAAATTAAATTTTATATCACAACATTTTAAATACTTAAATAAACAGCAAAAAAAGAGATTTCAAAAAATAACAATCAACAACAAAATTAAAAAAAATAAAGAAATTATAAAAAAAGAAATCAAATTTAATTTAAACACAATTCCAGAAGATGAAAAATTATAA